A stretch of the Ananas comosus cultivar F153 linkage group 14, ASM154086v1, whole genome shotgun sequence genome encodes the following:
- the LOC109720064 gene encoding uncharacterized protein LOC109720064 — MAMATSTKSRSSNFLYQVLTLPTKNTRLFLPLFTIITLINFIFILCNFFSMQPLSADIALKAKALVHTDPTSPDYSLLVAAIQKEANELFFELIIYTVIAFLVNSFLRIITFFAVAVTCSGELLTLRELLVKTKRNMKGPIITHLFGVLLVLLCVLPLILITLFPLFIKKLGSYTLIMLSILVLVLFLLAIILLLYLSIVWPLSMAVSVVETGCYGPGAFKRAAELAKEKKMKGFLIILASFLLVGALYAINNMILKYSPSSSAASVLVLGFFYTFIGELVGMYVLIAVVIYYYECKKSRGEGEEEQALKSGDFVYKMVPTKAVHVDEELP; from the coding sequence atGGCCATGGCCACCTCAACCAAGTCCCGTTCCTCCAATTTCCTCTACCAAGTCCTCACCCTCCCCACCAAGAACACAAGGctcttcctccctctcttcACCATCATCACCCTCATCAacttcatcttcatcctttgCAACTTCTTCTCCATGCAACCTCTCTCCGCCGACATCGCTCTCAAGGCCAAAGCCCTAGTCCACACCGACCCGACGAGCCCCGACTACTCCCTTCTCGTCGCGGCGATACAAAAGGAAGCCAACGAGCTGTTCTTCGAATTGATTATATACACCGTAATCGCGTTCCTCGTCAACTCCTTTCTTAGGATCATAACCTTCTTCGCCGTCGCCGTCACGTGCTCGGGAGAGCTCCTGACTCTCCGCGAACTGCTCGTCAAGACGAAGCGCAACATGAAAGGGCCGATCATAACGCACTTGTTCGGCGTACTCTTGGTCTTGTTATGTGTTCTCCCCCTCATACTCATAACCCTATTCCCTTTGTTCATCAAGAAGCTGGGTTCTTATACACTCATAATGCTTAGCATCTTGGTCCTTGTTCTATTTCTGCTTGCAATCATCCTCCTTTTATACTTATCTATCGTGTGGCCTTTGAGCATGGCAGTTTCTGTCGTCGAGACGGGTTGCTACGGCCCGGGAGCCTTCAAGCGGGCCGCGGAGCTcgcgaaggagaagaagatgaaagggTTTCTTATTATTCTTGCTTCTTTTTTGCTCGTTGGTGCACTATACGCAATTAATAACATGATTTTGAAGTACAGTCCAAGTTCTAGTGCAGCTTCTGTATTGGTGTTAGGGTTCTTCTACACCTTTATTGGAGAGTTGGTGGGGATGTATGTATTGATTGCTGTTGTGATTTACTACTACGAGTGCAAGAAGAGccgaggagaaggagaggaagaacaaGCACTAAAAAGTGGTGACTTTGTGTATAAGATGGTGCCCACAAAGGCTGTTCATGTTGATGAGGAGTTGCCCTAG
- the LOC109720433 gene encoding uncharacterized protein LOC109720433 isoform X2, translating into MSWEILHIPGKPPSSLEHSTVNVVAATIEPKLANTLVRQLNQICPLEDLRHVKRVRRINSEGKVGLSVILCISRENENILEVIPSDVLEVVNTYQLRPFIAKVAKYAAMSKEEWEEQCKLWPTSYHPPNNLDGVSGFSVEESQSICNYMKIAIQLTRLSNPGDKVVNAAVIVDSSSSEIIAKATDQTGLPPTSLLKICSNHLTVAGEAHSASSMAEENRLAKQEVLCPLRNWLSHCTHSLKGVACLNPRGWIEQRPYDQKLVNYGSNFSWHPLRDLNGGLENDSNNGPAKRLKTDKLEDRGRLGEEACSSDSSSEAMRPYLCTGFDIYLVWEPCTMCAMALVHQRIRRVFYASPNPNGGALDSVHRLHGEKSLNHHYSVYRILIPENALHELCFNEPCNNSSPQQQM; encoded by the exons ATGTCTTGGGAGATCCTTCACATACCCGGGAAGCCTCCTTCCTCCCTCGAACACTCTACAG TCAATGTAGTAGCTGCAACAATCGAGCCAAAACTTGCGAATACGCTTGTGAG GCAGTTGAATCAGATATGCCCACTCGAGGATCTTCGCCATGTGAAGCGAGTGCGGAGGATTAACTCCGAAG GGAAAGTTGGGTTATCGGTTATCTTATGTATTTCCcgagaaaatgaaaatattttggAGGTCATACCGAGTGATGTACTTGAGGTTGTaaacacctatcaattaagACCTTTCATTGCGAAA GTTGCCAAGTATGCTGCTATGTCAAAAGAAGAATGGGAAGAACAATGCAAGCTTTGGCCAACATCATACCATCCACCAAACAA TCTAGATGGAGTTTCTGGATTTAGTGTGGAGGAGTCACAATCTATCTGCAATTACATGAAGATTGCTATTCAACTGACAAGGTTGAGCAATCCTGGTGATAAG GTTGTAAATGCTGCTGTTATAGTTGACTCATCGAGTAGTGAAATTATAGCCAAGGCTACTGATCAAACTGGCCTACCTCCTACATCCTTGCTTAAAATCTGCTCAAATCATCTAACTGTTGCTGGAGAAGCACATTCAGCTTCTTCGATGGCTGAGGAAAATAGGTTAGCAAAACAAGAAGTGCTTTGCCCTCTAAGGAACTGGCTTTCTCATTGCACTCATTCATTGAAGGGAGTTGCTTGTCTTAATCCTCGAGGTTGGATTGAACAGAGGCCATACGATCAAAAATTGGTGAACTATGGGAGCAACTTTTCGTGGCATCCCTTGAG AGACTTAAATGGTGGTTTGGAGAATGATTCTAATAATGGTCCAGCAAAACGACTGAAGACAGACAAGTTAGAA gATAGGGGCAGGTTGGGAGAGGAAGCTTGTAGCAGTGATTCTTCCTCTGAAGCAATGCGGCCTTATCTATGCACTGGCTTTGATATTTACCTTGTTTGGGAGCCATGTACAAT GTGTGCCATGGCGCTTGTTCACCAAAGGATCCGGCGCGTCTTCTACGCCTCCCCGAATCCGAATGGCGGCGCATTGGACAGTGTCCACAGACTACATGGAGAGAAAAGCTTGAATCACCATTACTCAGTTTACAGGATTTTGATACCTGAAAATGCTCTCCATGAGTTGTGTTTTAATGAACCATGTAATAACTCCTCACCACAACAACAAATGTGA
- the LOC109720433 gene encoding probable inactive tRNA-specific adenosine deaminase-like protein 3 isoform X3, protein MSWEILHIPGKPPSSLEHSTVNVVAATIEPKLANTLVRQLNQICPLEDLRHVKRVRRINSEGCQVCCYVKRRMGRTMQALANIIPSTKQVVNAAVIVDSSSSEIIAKATDQTGLPPTSLLKICSNHLTVAGEAHSASSMAEENRLAKQEVLCPLRNWLSHCTHSLKGVACLNPRGWIEQRPYDQKLVNYGSNFSWHPLRHATLVAIENAAARDRKLFPNLGSLVNNRDLNGGLENDSNNGPAKRLKTDKLEDRGRLGEEACSSDSSSEAMRPYLCTGFDIYLVWEPCTMCAMALVHQRIRRVFYASPNPNGGALDSVHRLHGEKSLNHHYSVYRILIPENALHELCFNEPCNNSSPQQQM, encoded by the exons ATGTCTTGGGAGATCCTTCACATACCCGGGAAGCCTCCTTCCTCCCTCGAACACTCTACAG TCAATGTAGTAGCTGCAACAATCGAGCCAAAACTTGCGAATACGCTTGTGAG GCAGTTGAATCAGATATGCCCACTCGAGGATCTTCGCCATGTGAAGCGAGTGCGGAGGATTAACTCCGAAG GTTGCCAAGTATGCTGCTATGTCAAAAGAAGAATGGGAAGAACAATGCAAGCTTTGGCCAACATCATACCATCCACCAAACAA GTTGTAAATGCTGCTGTTATAGTTGACTCATCGAGTAGTGAAATTATAGCCAAGGCTACTGATCAAACTGGCCTACCTCCTACATCCTTGCTTAAAATCTGCTCAAATCATCTAACTGTTGCTGGAGAAGCACATTCAGCTTCTTCGATGGCTGAGGAAAATAGGTTAGCAAAACAAGAAGTGCTTTGCCCTCTAAGGAACTGGCTTTCTCATTGCACTCATTCATTGAAGGGAGTTGCTTGTCTTAATCCTCGAGGTTGGATTGAACAGAGGCCATACGATCAAAAATTGGTGAACTATGGGAGCAACTTTTCGTGGCATCCCTTGAGGCATGCTACTCTAGTTGCGATTGAAAATGCTGCAGCAAGGGATAGGAAGCTATTTCCTAACTTAGGTTCTTTGGTGAATAACAGAGACTTAAATGGTGGTTTGGAGAATGATTCTAATAATGGTCCAGCAAAACGACTGAAGACAGACAAGTTAGAA gATAGGGGCAGGTTGGGAGAGGAAGCTTGTAGCAGTGATTCTTCCTCTGAAGCAATGCGGCCTTATCTATGCACTGGCTTTGATATTTACCTTGTTTGGGAGCCATGTACAAT GTGTGCCATGGCGCTTGTTCACCAAAGGATCCGGCGCGTCTTCTACGCCTCCCCGAATCCGAATGGCGGCGCATTGGACAGTGTCCACAGACTACATGGAGAGAAAAGCTTGAATCACCATTACTCAGTTTACAGGATTTTGATACCTGAAAATGCTCTCCATGAGTTGTGTTTTAATGAACCATGTAATAACTCCTCACCACAACAACAAATGTGA
- the LOC109720433 gene encoding probable inactive tRNA-specific adenosine deaminase-like protein 3 isoform X4, whose translation MSWEILHIPGKPPSSLEHSTVNVVAATIEPKLANTLVRQLNQICPLEDLRHVKRVRRINSEGKVGLSVILCISRENENILEVIPSDVLEVVNTYQLRPFIAKVAKYAAMSKEEWEEQCKLWPTSYHPPNNLDGVSGFSVEESQSICNYMKIAIQLTRLSNPGDKVVNAAVIVDSSSSEIIAKATDQTGLPPTSLLKICSNHLTVAGEAHSASSMAEENRDLNGGLENDSNNGPAKRLKTDKLEDRGRLGEEACSSDSSSEAMRPYLCTGFDIYLVWEPCTMCAMALVHQRIRRVFYASPNPNGGALDSVHRLHGEKSLNHHYSVYRILIPENALHELCFNEPCNNSSPQQQM comes from the exons ATGTCTTGGGAGATCCTTCACATACCCGGGAAGCCTCCTTCCTCCCTCGAACACTCTACAG TCAATGTAGTAGCTGCAACAATCGAGCCAAAACTTGCGAATACGCTTGTGAG GCAGTTGAATCAGATATGCCCACTCGAGGATCTTCGCCATGTGAAGCGAGTGCGGAGGATTAACTCCGAAG GGAAAGTTGGGTTATCGGTTATCTTATGTATTTCCcgagaaaatgaaaatattttggAGGTCATACCGAGTGATGTACTTGAGGTTGTaaacacctatcaattaagACCTTTCATTGCGAAA GTTGCCAAGTATGCTGCTATGTCAAAAGAAGAATGGGAAGAACAATGCAAGCTTTGGCCAACATCATACCATCCACCAAACAA TCTAGATGGAGTTTCTGGATTTAGTGTGGAGGAGTCACAATCTATCTGCAATTACATGAAGATTGCTATTCAACTGACAAGGTTGAGCAATCCTGGTGATAAG GTTGTAAATGCTGCTGTTATAGTTGACTCATCGAGTAGTGAAATTATAGCCAAGGCTACTGATCAAACTGGCCTACCTCCTACATCCTTGCTTAAAATCTGCTCAAATCATCTAACTGTTGCTGGAGAAGCACATTCAGCTTCTTCGATGGCTGAGGAAAATAG AGACTTAAATGGTGGTTTGGAGAATGATTCTAATAATGGTCCAGCAAAACGACTGAAGACAGACAAGTTAGAA gATAGGGGCAGGTTGGGAGAGGAAGCTTGTAGCAGTGATTCTTCCTCTGAAGCAATGCGGCCTTATCTATGCACTGGCTTTGATATTTACCTTGTTTGGGAGCCATGTACAAT GTGTGCCATGGCGCTTGTTCACCAAAGGATCCGGCGCGTCTTCTACGCCTCCCCGAATCCGAATGGCGGCGCATTGGACAGTGTCCACAGACTACATGGAGAGAAAAGCTTGAATCACCATTACTCAGTTTACAGGATTTTGATACCTGAAAATGCTCTCCATGAGTTGTGTTTTAATGAACCATGTAATAACTCCTCACCACAACAACAAATGTGA
- the LOC109720433 gene encoding probable inactive tRNA-specific adenosine deaminase-like protein 3 isoform X1 has protein sequence MSWEILHIPGKPPSSLEHSTVNVVAATIEPKLANTLVRQLNQICPLEDLRHVKRVRRINSEGKVGLSVILCISRENENILEVIPSDVLEVVNTYQLRPFIAKVAKYAAMSKEEWEEQCKLWPTSYHPPNNLDGVSGFSVEESQSICNYMKIAIQLTRLSNPGDKVVNAAVIVDSSSSEIIAKATDQTGLPPTSLLKICSNHLTVAGEAHSASSMAEENRLAKQEVLCPLRNWLSHCTHSLKGVACLNPRGWIEQRPYDQKLVNYGSNFSWHPLRHATLVAIENAAARDRKLFPNLGSLVNNRDLNGGLENDSNNGPAKRLKTDKLEDRGRLGEEACSSDSSSEAMRPYLCTGFDIYLVWEPCTMCAMALVHQRIRRVFYASPNPNGGALDSVHRLHGEKSLNHHYSVYRILIPENALHELCFNEPCNNSSPQQQM, from the exons ATGTCTTGGGAGATCCTTCACATACCCGGGAAGCCTCCTTCCTCCCTCGAACACTCTACAG TCAATGTAGTAGCTGCAACAATCGAGCCAAAACTTGCGAATACGCTTGTGAG GCAGTTGAATCAGATATGCCCACTCGAGGATCTTCGCCATGTGAAGCGAGTGCGGAGGATTAACTCCGAAG GGAAAGTTGGGTTATCGGTTATCTTATGTATTTCCcgagaaaatgaaaatattttggAGGTCATACCGAGTGATGTACTTGAGGTTGTaaacacctatcaattaagACCTTTCATTGCGAAA GTTGCCAAGTATGCTGCTATGTCAAAAGAAGAATGGGAAGAACAATGCAAGCTTTGGCCAACATCATACCATCCACCAAACAA TCTAGATGGAGTTTCTGGATTTAGTGTGGAGGAGTCACAATCTATCTGCAATTACATGAAGATTGCTATTCAACTGACAAGGTTGAGCAATCCTGGTGATAAG GTTGTAAATGCTGCTGTTATAGTTGACTCATCGAGTAGTGAAATTATAGCCAAGGCTACTGATCAAACTGGCCTACCTCCTACATCCTTGCTTAAAATCTGCTCAAATCATCTAACTGTTGCTGGAGAAGCACATTCAGCTTCTTCGATGGCTGAGGAAAATAGGTTAGCAAAACAAGAAGTGCTTTGCCCTCTAAGGAACTGGCTTTCTCATTGCACTCATTCATTGAAGGGAGTTGCTTGTCTTAATCCTCGAGGTTGGATTGAACAGAGGCCATACGATCAAAAATTGGTGAACTATGGGAGCAACTTTTCGTGGCATCCCTTGAGGCATGCTACTCTAGTTGCGATTGAAAATGCTGCAGCAAGGGATAGGAAGCTATTTCCTAACTTAGGTTCTTTGGTGAATAACAGAGACTTAAATGGTGGTTTGGAGAATGATTCTAATAATGGTCCAGCAAAACGACTGAAGACAGACAAGTTAGAA gATAGGGGCAGGTTGGGAGAGGAAGCTTGTAGCAGTGATTCTTCCTCTGAAGCAATGCGGCCTTATCTATGCACTGGCTTTGATATTTACCTTGTTTGGGAGCCATGTACAAT GTGTGCCATGGCGCTTGTTCACCAAAGGATCCGGCGCGTCTTCTACGCCTCCCCGAATCCGAATGGCGGCGCATTGGACAGTGTCCACAGACTACATGGAGAGAAAAGCTTGAATCACCATTACTCAGTTTACAGGATTTTGATACCTGAAAATGCTCTCCATGAGTTGTGTTTTAATGAACCATGTAATAACTCCTCACCACAACAACAAATGTGA
- the LOC109720433 gene encoding uncharacterized protein LOC109720433 isoform X5, whose product MSKEEWEEQCKLWPTSYHPPNNLDGVSGFSVEESQSICNYMKIAIQLTRLSNPGDKVVNAAVIVDSSSSEIIAKATDQTGLPPTSLLKICSNHLTVAGEAHSASSMAEENRLAKQEVLCPLRNWLSHCTHSLKGVACLNPRGWIEQRPYDQKLVNYGSNFSWHPLRHATLVAIENAAARDRKLFPNLGSLVNNRDLNGGLENDSNNGPAKRLKTDKLEDRGRLGEEACSSDSSSEAMRPYLCTGFDIYLVWEPCTMCAMALVHQRIRRVFYASPNPNGGALDSVHRLHGEKSLNHHYSVYRILIPENALHELCFNEPCNNSSPQQQM is encoded by the exons ATGTCAAAAGAAGAATGGGAAGAACAATGCAAGCTTTGGCCAACATCATACCATCCACCAAACAA TCTAGATGGAGTTTCTGGATTTAGTGTGGAGGAGTCACAATCTATCTGCAATTACATGAAGATTGCTATTCAACTGACAAGGTTGAGCAATCCTGGTGATAAG GTTGTAAATGCTGCTGTTATAGTTGACTCATCGAGTAGTGAAATTATAGCCAAGGCTACTGATCAAACTGGCCTACCTCCTACATCCTTGCTTAAAATCTGCTCAAATCATCTAACTGTTGCTGGAGAAGCACATTCAGCTTCTTCGATGGCTGAGGAAAATAGGTTAGCAAAACAAGAAGTGCTTTGCCCTCTAAGGAACTGGCTTTCTCATTGCACTCATTCATTGAAGGGAGTTGCTTGTCTTAATCCTCGAGGTTGGATTGAACAGAGGCCATACGATCAAAAATTGGTGAACTATGGGAGCAACTTTTCGTGGCATCCCTTGAGGCATGCTACTCTAGTTGCGATTGAAAATGCTGCAGCAAGGGATAGGAAGCTATTTCCTAACTTAGGTTCTTTGGTGAATAACAGAGACTTAAATGGTGGTTTGGAGAATGATTCTAATAATGGTCCAGCAAAACGACTGAAGACAGACAAGTTAGAA gATAGGGGCAGGTTGGGAGAGGAAGCTTGTAGCAGTGATTCTTCCTCTGAAGCAATGCGGCCTTATCTATGCACTGGCTTTGATATTTACCTTGTTTGGGAGCCATGTACAAT GTGTGCCATGGCGCTTGTTCACCAAAGGATCCGGCGCGTCTTCTACGCCTCCCCGAATCCGAATGGCGGCGCATTGGACAGTGTCCACAGACTACATGGAGAGAAAAGCTTGAATCACCATTACTCAGTTTACAGGATTTTGATACCTGAAAATGCTCTCCATGAGTTGTGTTTTAATGAACCATGTAATAACTCCTCACCACAACAACAAATGTGA